A genome region from Setaria italica strain Yugu1 chromosome III, Setaria_italica_v2.0, whole genome shotgun sequence includes the following:
- the LOC101785080 gene encoding putative disease resistance protein At1g50180, producing MVEPAISAVAGSIKDLAVQETTLLCGVIGEAGFLKDDLQHLHGFLNDADTKRRSGNANATICIRQIRDATYEAENVLQVVDYMKKRNVLKKGFVGAISRYARLPSDLITLHKVGNEIQRIRRRVREIFARDSEFLYQDNTELGKFHVDDESLQDHGLVLQNFEAVTVIGFDNEQKEILEKLIENDNKLSVVSIVGMGGAGKTTLAKKISSSFKIKQHFDTIAWVTVSQKFEVIDLLKDIMKEITRGRDDGREVGQMEEIDLRNKIQAFLKEKRYLVVLDDVWTTNTWNQINRMVKVFPDANNGSRVMLTTRKIDVANHIEMPTYVHQLKLLDGEKSWELFSTKALPPYRRSLIQNIDEFEEIGRKLARKCKGLPLALAVLGGYLSRNLNLEAWSDILQGWTSTENGQMMGAILARSYSDLPNHYIKSCFLYLAVFPEDYSIFVSDLIKLWIAEGFIPPITRHTREQTARMHVSDLAQRCLVQVVSRSKAHGWIQEIRIHDILRDWCVEEARYAGLFDVIDNTTGHVGESSSNTMVSYRSSFQNFCDGNMFTTTPNLRTLFGFGFGLPSFSLPKLRFLRVLHVEKSILIDFDRVISGCIHLRYLGLRECWQATLPSSIGQLLYLQTIDLRETRLEAAMPNSVWDIPTLRHVYLEYTFFSAPRNCPQKELQSLHLLLPDEGNNKFFRSGYMVAFMGQMTQLTTLVLRVRLMPTEMIHLLTNMTFLVEVTLGRFMLLDKLPDSQLLPQGLRELHLVAYTIKEDPMPILEKLPCLVVLELWGYKGRTMFCSAKGFPRLQELILGFFSIEEWRLEVETMPRLSLLHLYGCRKMKKLPEGLLHLPALKELHCTDMNLEDDVTWKKLVGKGCKVSCR from the exons ATGGTCGAGCCTGCTATTTCTGCTGTCGCTGGGAGCATCAAGGACCTTGCTGTCCAGGAGACCACACTGCTGTGCGGAGTCATTGGTGAAGCCGGGTTCTTGAAAGATGATCTGCAGCATCTACATGGCTTCCTCAACGATGCCGACACCAAGCGGAGATCAGGGAATGCAAATGCCACTATCTGCATTAGGCAGATCAGGGATGCCACATATGAAGCTGAGAATGTCCTCCAAGTTGTGGACTACATGAAGAAGAGAAACGTGCTCAAGAAGGGATTTGTCGGTGCCATTTCAAGGTATGCTCGCTTACCAAGCGATTTGATAACTCTCCATAAAGTTGGTAATGAAATTCAACGTATAAGAAGGAGGGTTAGGGAGATATTTGCAAGAGATTCGGAATTCCTTTATCAGGATAATACTGAGTTAGGCAAGTTTCATGTTGATGATGAGTCTCTGCAAGATCACGGTCTTGTGCTCCAAAATTTTGAAGCTGTTACTGTTATCGGTTTTGACAATGAGCAAAAAGAAATACTTGAAAAATTAATTGAAAATGATAACAAGCTTAGTGTAGTCTCCATTGTTGGCATGGGTGGAGCAGGAAAAACTACACTTGCTAAAAAAATCAGCAGTTCATTTAAAATAAAACAACATTTTGACACAATTGCTTGGGTTACTGTATCTCAGAAGTTTGAGGTTATTGATTTATTGAAGGATATTATGAAAGAAATCACTAGGGGCAGAGATGATGGTAGAGAAGTTGGTCAAATGGAAGAGATAGATTTGAGAAACAAGATACAAGCCTTCCTTAAAGAAAAAAGATATTTAGTTGTGCTTGATGATGTGTGGACAACAAATACATGGAACCAAATAAATAGAATGGTCAAAGTATTTCCAGACGCAAATAATGGCAGTAGAGTAATGTTAACCACCCGGAAGATTGATGTTGCTAATCATATTGAAATGCCAACCTATGTTCACCAACTGAAGCTCTTGGATGGTGAAAAGAGTTGGGAACTTTTTAGTACGAAAGCTTTACCACCATATAGAAGGTCCTTGATACAGAACATTGATGAGTTTGAAGAGATAGGGAGAAAGCTTGCACGGAAATGTAAAGGACTACCACTTGCACTAGCTGTTTTGGGGGGCTATCTATCGAGGAATTTAAATCTAGAAGCATGGTCGGATATACTACAAGGTTGGACGTCAACTGAAAATGGGCAGATGATGGGAGCCATACTAGCTCGAAGTTATAGTGACTTGCCAAATCATTATATAAAATCTTGTTTCCTCTATCTTGCTGTCTTCCCTGAGGATTACTCCATATTTGTATCGGATCTTATCAAATTATGGATAGCGGAAGGCTTCATTCCACCTATAACAAGGCACACCCGGGAACAAACAGCACGTATGCACGTAAGTGATCTGGCTCAAAGATGTTTGGTTCAAGTGGTTAGTCGAAGCAAGGCCCACGGATGGATTCAAGAAATAAGGATTCATGATATTTTACGTGACTGGTGTGTTGAAGAAGCGAGATATGCTGGTCTTTTTGATGTCATAGACAACACTACAG GCCATGTTGGTGAATCTTCATCCAATACCATGGTCTCCTATCGTTCATCTTTTCAAAACTTCTGTGATGGTAACATGTTCACAACAACACCTAATCTCCGTACTCTGTTTGGCTTTGGCTTTGGACTTCCATCATTCTCCCTACCCAAGCTGAGATTCCTCAGAGTTCTCCACGTAGAAAAGTCGATCCTAATTGATTTTGACAGGGTTATCAGTGGGTGCATTCACCTAAGATATCTCGGGTTGAGAGAGTGTTGGCAGGCCACGCTACCTTCTTCAATTGGACAATTGCTTTACTTGCAAACTATAGACCTGAGAGAAACGAGATTGGAAGCGGCCATGCCAAACTCTGTATGGGACATCCCTACTCTAAGGCATGTTTACCTTGAATACACATTTTTTTCAGCTCCGAGGAATTGTCCACAGAAAGAACTCCAGTCCTTACATTTGCTTCTCCCAGACGAGGGGAACAATAAATTCTTCCGGAGTGGGTACATGGTGGCCTTTATGGGCCAAATGACCCAACTAACTACTCTCGTATTGAGAGTGAGGCTCATGCCCACAGAGATGATTCATTTATTGACAAACATGACTTTTCTGGTTGAGGTTACCCTTGGTCGGTTCATGTTGCTCGATAAGTTGCCTGATAGCCAGCTTCTCCCGCAAGGCCTACGAGAGCTTCACTTAGTCGCATATACCATTAAAGAAGACCCGATGCCAATCCTGGAGAAGCTTCCCTGCCTGGTGGTGCTCGAGTTATGGGGGTACAAAGGCCGAACCATGTTCTGCTCTGCCAAAGGGTTCCCACGGCTGCAAGAGTTGATCCTTGGTTTTTTTTCCATTGAGGAGTGGAGGTTGGAGGTTGAGACAATGCCAAGGCTCTCACTCCTGCACCTTTATGGTTGCCGGAAAATGAAGAAGCTCCCGGAGGGGCTTCTGCACCTGCCGGCCCTCAAGGAGCTTCATTGCACGGACATGAATCTTGAAGATGACGTCACCTGGAAAAAGCTGGTCGGGAAAGGATGCAAG GTGTCTTGTCGTTAA